The genomic segment TCCGAGAAAGCGTGTCGAATCGCGAAGTAGCCGTCCGGCATCGTCGTCCCGCAGACGGCACACCGGTGCCGTTCGTGCGCGTTCGCCTGATGGACCAGTAGGTCCTCGGCGTTATCGATCGCATACTCACAGCCGCCGATGGCGCACTCCCACATGCGCGGACAGTCGTCGTCCTGATACAAAACCCTTCGTACAGAATCGCAACGGATAACGCCCTCGCGCCCGCCGTCTCGGCCATGGATCGGTTTCGTCTCGACGCGCACGTGAAACTACTTGACCAGGCTGTGGTCGAGCGGGCAAAGGATCGAGGGCTGGACGCGCTCGTCTACGCGCCCCACTTCGTTCGCCTGCCGGAGATCCGCCGCCGCGCCGAGCGATTCACCGACGACGAACTGTTGGTCGTGCCCGGCCGGGAGGTGTTTACCGGCGACTGGCGGAACCGAAAACACGTGTTGGCGCTCGGTCTCTCCGAGCCGGTTCCGGACTTCATCACGCTCGAGGGGGCGATGGCCGAGTTCGAACAGCAGGGGGCGACCGTACTCGCGCCGCATCCGGAGTTCGCAACCGTCAGTCTCGAGGCGCACGACATCCGCGCTCACCGCGACCGGATCCACGGGATCGAGGTGTACAATCCGAAATACCTCGCGGGACACGCCGAACGTGCCCGCGAACTCGCTGCGACGTTCAATCTGCCGGCGTTCGGCTCGTCGTACGCCCATCTCCCGAAGACCGTCGGCGAGGTGTGGACGGCGTTCGAGGGGTCGTTCGAGACCGTTCCCGAGGTCGTCGCGGCGCTTCGCGACGGCGTCCCTCGATCGGTGTATCACCGATCGGGACCGCGACACCGGGTGCGGTGCGCCGCGGAGTTCGCGCACCTCTTTTATGAGAACAGCTGGGGAAAGATCGACCGACTCTTTCTGTCCGGAACGGAGCCGA from the Natronomonas salsuginis genome contains:
- a CDS encoding PHP-associated domain-containing protein, which translates into the protein MDRFRLDAHVKLLDQAVVERAKDRGLDALVYAPHFVRLPEIRRRAERFTDDELLVVPGREVFTGDWRNRKHVLALGLSEPVPDFITLEGAMAEFEQQGATVLAPHPEFATVSLEAHDIRAHRDRIHGIEVYNPKYLAGHAERARELAATFNLPAFGSSYAHLPKTVGEVWTAFEGSFETVPEVVAALRDGVPRSVYHRSGPRHRVRCAAEFAHLFYENSWGKIDRLFLSGTEPTHPEHIAYEGRFDAVSVYTDTD
- a CDS encoding DUF7565 family protein, whose amino-acid sequence is MWECAIGGCEYAIDNAEDLLVHQANAHERHRCAVCGTTMPDGYFAIRHAFSEHSRAEYLRSYEAETDDIRLREMLIKEVEAEADIEAVVRRLSGDRQEAATEA